The Sporocytophaga myxococcoides genome includes a window with the following:
- a CDS encoding S8 family peptidase, with translation MFSNLLRKGRRIIPYSLAITLLFSACKKEKEVEPTTQTPAKPTTPPSNDNKDECLTASALNNGEVIPGQYIVKYAETGEKLGTRAFHKVLRANRIDPEKILRTFDGNLKGVAIKLESSEVENLKKDPNIELIEQDKIVSISDCPARVEYQAPGWGANRVGHTEGSGKYVWVIDTGVDLSHPDLVVDAYKSKSFISGTTVNDDHGHGTHVAGIIAAKDNGFGIVGVASGATVIALKSMDAQGKGSISNIIAAVQYIEKNGKAGDVINMSLGGGYSPSLDKEVLNAANKGFVFSVAAGNSAISADSSSPAKVNHPNIFTVSAMDSTDTYASFSNYGKSVDYCAPGVKIVSTYKNGGYATISGTSMAAPHMAGILLMRGKNFKKDGFVKNDPDGSADPIPHL, from the coding sequence ATGTTTTCAAACCTTTTAAGAAAAGGAAGAAGAATCATTCCTTATTCACTTGCAATAACGCTTCTATTTTCAGCTTGCAAAAAGGAAAAAGAAGTGGAACCGACTACACAAACGCCAGCTAAACCAACAACACCTCCGTCAAACGACAACAAAGACGAATGCCTTACAGCATCCGCGTTGAACAACGGAGAAGTAATTCCAGGCCAGTACATAGTCAAATATGCTGAGACAGGTGAAAAACTGGGCACTAGAGCTTTTCACAAAGTACTAAGGGCAAACAGAATTGATCCGGAAAAGATACTTCGAACTTTTGATGGCAATCTTAAAGGCGTAGCTATTAAGCTTGAATCCAGTGAAGTTGAAAACTTAAAAAAGGATCCTAATATTGAATTGATTGAGCAAGACAAAATTGTATCTATCAGCGATTGCCCTGCCCGTGTGGAATATCAGGCACCAGGCTGGGGGGCCAATAGAGTGGGACATACTGAAGGATCCGGAAAGTATGTCTGGGTTATAGATACAGGAGTTGATTTAAGCCACCCTGATCTGGTAGTAGATGCTTATAAATCAAAATCTTTTATTTCCGGAACAACTGTTAATGATGATCATGGACATGGGACGCACGTTGCCGGCATCATCGCAGCTAAAGACAATGGGTTCGGAATTGTCGGAGTTGCTTCAGGTGCTACTGTAATTGCTTTAAAATCTATGGATGCACAGGGCAAAGGAAGTATTTCAAATATTATTGCAGCAGTTCAGTATATTGAGAAGAATGGGAAAGCCGGTGATGTAATTAATATGAGTTTAGGAGGAGGGTACTCTCCTTCTCTTGACAAAGAAGTGCTTAATGCTGCAAATAAAGGATTCGTATTTTCAGTAGCAGCAGGCAACTCAGCCATCAGTGCAGACAGCTCTTCACCTGCTAAAGTGAATCATCCAAATATTTTTACAGTTTCAGCAATGGATTCAACGGATACATATGCATCATTCTCCAATTATGGAAAAAGTGTGGACTACTGTGCCCCTGGAGTAAAAATTGTTTCTACCTATAAGAATGGAGGATATGCAACGATAAGCGGGACTTCAATGGCAGCCCCTCATATGGCAGGAATTCTTTTGATGCGCGGAAAAAACTTTAAGAAAGATGGTTTTGTAAAAAATGATCCGGACGGATCAGCAGATCCGATACCGCATTTGTAG